From a region of the Pseudomonas fulva 12-X genome:
- the infA gene encoding translation initiation factor IF-1, giving the protein MSKEDSFEMEGTVVDTLPNTMFRVELENGHVVTAHISGKMRKNYIRILTGDKVRVELTPYDLSKGRITYRAR; this is encoded by the coding sequence ATGTCGAAAGAAGACAGCTTCGAAATGGAAGGCACTGTCGTCGACACCCTGCCCAACACCATGTTTCGCGTGGAGTTGGAAAACGGGCACGTCGTTACCGCGCACATCTCCGGAAAGATGCGCAAGAATTACATCCGCATTCTGACTGGTGACAAGGTTCGCGTAGAGCTGACCCCGTACGACCTGAGCAAAGGTCGCATCACCTATCGCGCTCGCTAA
- a CDS encoding replication-associated recombination protein A: MDLFRSAPVAQPLAARLRATTLDEYVGQEHLLARGKPLREALEQGALHSMIFWGPPGVGKTTLARLLAQVTDAHFETISAVLSGVKEIRQAVEVAQQHAAQYGRRTILFVDEVHRFNKSQQDAFLPYVEDGTLIFIGATTENPSFELNNALLSRARVYVLKSLDDAALRKLVGRALNEPKGLGERRLNLPEESFEILKSAADGDGRRFLNFLENAADLAEDGGEISTELLLDLLGDTRRRFDKGGEAFYDQISALHKSIRGSSPDGALYWFARMLDGGCDPLYIARRVVRMASEDIGNADPRALTLCLNAWDVQERLGSPEGELAVAQAIVYLACAPKSNAVYMAFKAAKRDIAENGSREVPLHLRNAPTKLMKELGYGEEYRYAHDEPDAYAAGEDYFPEDLEPRRYYEPVPRGLELKIRDKLAHLASQDANSPRQRRKS, encoded by the coding sequence GTGGATCTGTTTCGCAGCGCGCCCGTCGCCCAGCCCCTGGCCGCCCGTTTGCGGGCGACCACGCTGGACGAATACGTCGGCCAGGAGCACCTGCTGGCCCGTGGCAAGCCGCTGCGTGAGGCGCTGGAGCAGGGCGCCCTGCATTCGATGATCTTCTGGGGCCCGCCAGGCGTGGGCAAGACCACCCTGGCGCGCCTGCTGGCCCAGGTCACCGACGCGCATTTCGAGACCATTTCCGCGGTGCTGTCCGGCGTAAAGGAAATCCGCCAGGCCGTCGAAGTCGCCCAGCAGCACGCTGCCCAGTATGGTCGCCGCACCATCCTGTTCGTCGATGAAGTTCATCGTTTCAACAAGTCCCAGCAGGACGCCTTTCTGCCCTATGTCGAGGACGGCACGCTGATCTTCATCGGTGCGACCACCGAAAACCCGTCCTTCGAACTCAACAATGCGCTGCTGTCCCGTGCTCGTGTCTATGTGCTCAAGAGCCTCGACGACGCTGCGCTGCGCAAGCTGGTCGGCCGTGCGCTGAACGAGCCCAAGGGCCTTGGCGAGCGGCGCCTGAACCTGCCGGAAGAAAGCTTCGAGATCCTCAAGAGTGCGGCGGACGGCGACGGCCGGCGCTTTCTCAACTTCCTGGAAAACGCCGCAGATCTGGCCGAAGACGGCGGCGAGATCAGCACCGAACTGCTGCTCGATCTGCTCGGCGATACCCGCCGGCGTTTCGACAAGGGCGGCGAGGCGTTCTACGACCAGATCTCCGCGCTGCACAAATCGATTCGCGGCTCCAGCCCGGATGGGGCGTTGTACTGGTTCGCGCGCATGCTCGACGGTGGCTGCGATCCGCTGTACATCGCCCGCCGCGTGGTGCGCATGGCCAGCGAGGATATCGGCAACGCCGACCCACGCGCCCTGACCCTGTGCCTGAACGCCTGGGACGTGCAGGAACGACTGGGCAGCCCCGAGGGCGAGCTGGCGGTGGCCCAGGCCATCGTCTACCTGGCCTGCGCGCCGAAGAGCAACGCCGTGTACATGGCCTTCAAGGCTGCCAAGCGTGATATCGCTGAAAATGGCTCCCGGGAAGTGCCGCTGCACCTGCGCAACGCGCCGACCAAACTGATGAAGGAGCTCGGCTACGGCGAGGAATATCGCTACGCCCACGACGAGCCCGATGCCTACGCGGCTGGTGAAGACTACTTCCCCGAAGACCTCGAACCGCGGCGCTACTACGAGCCGGTGCCGCGCGGTCTGGAGCTGAAGATACGCGACAAGCTGGCCCACCTGGCCAGCCAGGATGCCAACAGCCCCCGGCAGCGGAGAAAGTCATGA
- the crcB gene encoding fluoride efflux transporter CrcB: MITTVVAVAVGGALGTLARFFTGNWITANWPQHFYGATLIVNLVGCLLIGVLYGLFLMRPEVPLPVRAGLIVGVLGGFTTFSSFSLDTLRLLEGSQAPLAIGYLAVSVLGGLLATWAGLSLTKL, translated from the coding sequence ATGATCACCACCGTTGTCGCGGTTGCCGTTGGCGGCGCCCTGGGCACCTTGGCGCGTTTTTTCACCGGAAACTGGATCACCGCCAACTGGCCGCAGCACTTTTATGGCGCCACCTTGATCGTCAACCTCGTCGGCTGCCTGCTGATCGGGGTACTCTACGGCCTGTTCCTGATGCGCCCCGAAGTGCCGTTGCCCGTGCGGGCAGGGTTGATCGTCGGCGTGCTGGGCGGTTTCACCACATTTTCTTCGTTTTCCCTGGACACCCTGCGCCTGCTGGAAGGCAGCCAGGCGCCGCTGGCCATCGGCTATCTGGCGGTAAGTGTGCTGGGCGGCCTGCTCGCCACCTGGGCAGGCCTTTCGCTAACCAAACTCTGA
- the clpA gene encoding ATP-dependent Clp protease ATP-binding subunit ClpA produces the protein MLNRELEVTLNLAFKEARAKRHEFMTVEHLLLALLDNEAAASVLRACGASLDKLRSDLQEFIDSTTPLIPQHDEERETQPTLGFQRVLQRAVFHVQSSGKREVTGANVLVAIFSEQESQAVFLLKQQSVARIDVVNFIAHGISKVPGQGASPESDPEMQDEEGGESSSSSNPLDAYASNLNELARQGRIDPLVGREHEVERVAQILARRRKNNPLLVGEAGVGKTAIAEGLAKRIVDNQVPDLLADSVVYSLDLGALLAGTKYRGDFEKRLKALLTELRKRPQAILFIDEIHTIIGAGAASGGVMDASNLLKPALSSGEIRCIGSTTFQEFRGIFEKDRALARRFQKVDVVEPSVEDTIGILKGLKGRFEQHHDIEYSDEALRAAAELASRYINDRHMPDKAIDVIDEAGAFQRLQPQEKRVKRIDVPQVEDIVAKIARIPPKHVSSSDKELLRNLERDLKLTVFGQDAAIDSLATAIKLSRAGLKAPDKPVGSFLFAGPTGVGKTEAARQLSKALGVELVRFDMSEYMERHTVSRLIGAPPGYVGFDQGGLLTEAITKQPHCVLLLDEIEKAHPEVFNLLLQVMDHGTLTDNNGRKADFRNVILIMTTNAGAETASRASIGFSYQDHSSDAMEVIKKSFTPEFRNRLDTIIQFGRLSHETIKSIVDKFLIELQAQLEDKRVMLEVSDAARDWLAEQGYDVQMGARPMARLIQDRIKRPLAEEILFGELSEHGGTVHVNLENGELTFDFETAAEMA, from the coding sequence ATGTTAAATCGAGAGCTCGAAGTCACCCTCAACCTGGCCTTCAAGGAGGCACGCGCAAAGCGTCATGAATTCATGACCGTGGAGCACCTCCTGCTGGCTCTTCTGGACAACGAAGCGGCAGCCAGCGTGCTGCGCGCCTGCGGTGCCAGCCTGGACAAGCTGCGCAGTGACCTGCAGGAATTCATCGACTCCACAACGCCGCTGATCCCCCAGCACGACGAAGAGCGCGAAACCCAGCCGACGCTGGGCTTCCAGCGCGTGCTGCAGCGTGCGGTATTCCACGTACAGAGCTCCGGCAAGCGCGAAGTCACCGGCGCCAACGTGCTGGTCGCGATCTTCAGCGAGCAGGAAAGCCAGGCCGTGTTCCTGCTCAAGCAGCAGAGCGTGGCCCGTATCGACGTGGTCAATTTCATCGCCCACGGTATCTCCAAGGTGCCGGGTCAGGGCGCCTCCCCTGAGTCCGACCCGGAAATGCAGGATGAGGAGGGTGGCGAGTCGTCTTCCTCGAGCAATCCGCTCGATGCCTATGCAAGCAACCTGAACGAGTTGGCCCGCCAAGGGCGCATCGATCCGCTGGTCGGTCGCGAGCACGAAGTCGAGCGCGTGGCGCAGATCCTCGCCCGTCGTCGCAAGAACAATCCGCTGCTGGTCGGTGAGGCCGGTGTCGGCAAGACTGCCATCGCCGAAGGTCTGGCCAAGCGTATCGTCGACAATCAGGTGCCTGATTTGCTGGCTGACAGTGTGGTCTACTCCCTGGATCTCGGCGCGCTCCTGGCCGGCACCAAGTACCGTGGCGATTTCGAGAAGCGCCTCAAGGCGTTGCTCACCGAACTGCGCAAGCGCCCACAGGCCATCCTGTTCATCGACGAGATTCACACCATCATCGGTGCCGGGGCTGCCTCGGGCGGCGTAATGGATGCCTCGAACCTGCTCAAGCCGGCCCTGTCGTCGGGCGAGATCCGCTGCATCGGCTCGACGACCTTCCAGGAATTTCGTGGCATCTTCGAGAAGGATCGTGCCCTGGCACGGCGTTTCCAGAAGGTCGACGTGGTGGAGCCTTCGGTGGAAGACACCATTGGCATCCTCAAGGGCCTCAAGGGGCGCTTCGAGCAGCACCACGACATCGAGTACAGCGATGAAGCCCTGCGCGCAGCTGCGGAGCTGGCTTCGCGCTACATCAATGATCGCCACATGCCCGACAAGGCCATCGACGTGATCGACGAAGCAGGTGCGTTCCAGCGTCTTCAGCCGCAGGAGAAGCGCGTCAAGCGCATCGACGTGCCGCAGGTCGAGGACATCGTGGCCAAGATCGCGCGCATTCCGCCAAAGCACGTTTCGAGCTCCGACAAGGAATTGCTGCGCAACCTGGAGCGCGACCTCAAGCTGACCGTATTCGGCCAGGACGCCGCCATCGATTCGCTGGCCACCGCCATCAAGCTGTCGCGGGCTGGCCTCAAGGCGCCGGACAAGCCGGTCGGCTCGTTCCTGTTCGCCGGCCCCACCGGCGTCGGCAAGACCGAGGCGGCTCGCCAGCTGTCCAAGGCGCTGGGCGTGGAACTGGTGCGTTTCGATATGTCCGAGTACATGGAGCGGCATACCGTGTCGCGCCTGATCGGTGCGCCACCCGGCTACGTCGGCTTCGACCAGGGCGGCCTGCTGACCGAGGCGATCACCAAGCAGCCCCATTGCGTACTGCTGCTCGACGAGATCGAGAAGGCGCACCCGGAAGTCTTCAACCTGCTGCTGCAGGTCATGGATCACGGCACGCTGACCGACAACAACGGGCGCAAGGCGGACTTCCGCAACGTGATCCTGATCATGACCACCAACGCCGGCGCGGAAACCGCATCCCGTGCGTCGATCGGTTTCAGCTATCAGGATCACTCGTCCGACGCCATGGAAGTGATCAAGAAGAGCTTCACGCCGGAGTTCCGCAACCGTCTGGACACCATCATCCAGTTCGGTCGTCTCAGCCACGAAACGATCAAGAGCATCGTCGACAAGTTCCTCATCGAGCTGCAGGCGCAGCTCGAGGACAAGCGCGTCATGCTTGAGGTCAGCGATGCGGCGCGTGACTGGCTGGCCGAGCAGGGTTACGACGTGCAGATGGGCGCACGCCCGATGGCTCGCCTGATCCAGGATCGCATCAAGCGTCCGCTGGCCGAGGAGATTCTCTTCGGGGAGCTTTCCGAGCATGGCGGCACGGTGCACGTGAATCTCGAAAACGGCGAACTGACGTTCGATTTCGAGACCGCTGCGGAAATGGCCTGA
- the trxB gene encoding thioredoxin-disulfide reductase, with product MSEVKHSRLIILGSGPAGYSAAVYAARANLKPVIITGIQPGGQLTTTTEVDNWPGDVEGLTGPGLMERMQKHAERFETEIIYDHIHTAELQSRPFTLKGDSGTYTCDALIIATGASAQYLGLPSEEAFAGKGVSACATCDGFFYRNQVVAVIGGGNTAVEEALYLSNIAKEVHLVHRRDKLRSEKILQDKIFDKAANGNIKLHWNHTLEEVLGDATGVTGARLRSTQDGTTTDLPLAGVFIAIGHKPNTDLFQGQLEMRDGYLLVKGGSEGNATATSIEGVFAAGDVADHVYRQAITSAGAGCMAALDVEKFLDDN from the coding sequence ATGAGCGAAGTCAAGCATTCCCGCCTGATTATTCTGGGCTCCGGGCCGGCCGGTTACAGCGCCGCCGTATACGCCGCTCGTGCCAATCTGAAGCCTGTCATCATCACCGGTATTCAGCCTGGCGGTCAGCTGACCACCACCACCGAGGTCGACAACTGGCCGGGTGATGTGGAAGGGCTGACGGGACCGGGGCTGATGGAGCGCATGCAGAAACACGCAGAGCGCTTCGAAACCGAGATCATCTACGACCACATCCACACCGCCGAGTTGCAGAGCCGTCCGTTCACCCTCAAGGGTGACAGCGGCACCTACACCTGCGATGCGCTGATCATCGCCACAGGCGCTTCGGCGCAGTACCTGGGCCTGCCCTCCGAAGAAGCGTTCGCTGGCAAGGGCGTGTCCGCCTGCGCGACCTGCGACGGTTTCTTCTACCGCAACCAGGTGGTCGCGGTCATCGGCGGCGGCAACACCGCCGTGGAAGAAGCGCTGTACCTGTCCAACATCGCCAAGGAAGTGCACCTGGTGCATCGCCGCGACAAGCTGCGCTCGGAGAAGATCCTGCAGGACAAGATCTTCGACAAGGCGGCCAACGGCAATATCAAGCTGCACTGGAACCACACCCTGGAAGAAGTACTGGGCGATGCTACCGGCGTGACCGGCGCGCGCCTGCGCAGCACCCAGGACGGCACCACCACCGACCTGCCATTGGCTGGCGTGTTCATCGCCATCGGCCACAAGCCCAATACCGACCTGTTCCAGGGCCAGCTGGAAATGCGTGACGGCTACCTGCTGGTCAAGGGCGGCAGCGAAGGCAACGCCACAGCCACCAGCATCGAGGGCGTGTTCGCCGCCGGCGACGTGGCCGATCACGTCTACCGCCAGGCCATCACCTCGGCCGGCGCGGGCTGCATGGCCGCCCTGGATGTCGAGAAGTTCCTCGACGACAACTGA
- the ftsK gene encoding DNA translocase FtsK: protein MKNSSSTAPAPAWRQQLPYRLKEGALIALGALCLYVWMALVTYDPADPGWTHTSNVEQVHNAAGRAGAWFADVLFMALGYFAYLFPLLLGIKALQVFRARHEPWHWSGWLFSWRLIGLVFLVLSGAALAYIHFQSGANMPASAGGALGESLGQLTVAALNVQGSTLLFIALFLFGLTVFTDLSWFKVMDLTGKITLDLLELVQSVVNRWWSSRQDRKQLVAQLREVDERVHDVAAPVVKDRREQAKVKERLIEREESLNKHMSERESRPAPVISAPIAPKAPEPSKRVQKEKQVPLFVDSAVEGTLPPISLLDPAEAKKVEYSPESLAGVGHLLEIKLKEFGVEVTVDSIHPGPVITRYEIQPAAGVKVSRIANLAKDLARSLAVTSVRVVEVIPGKTTVGIEIPNENRQIVRFSEVLSTPEYDDAKSPVALALGHDIGGKPVITDLAKMPHLLVAGTTGSGKSVGVNAMILSILFKSSPEDARLIMIDPKMLELSIYEGIPHLLCPVVTDMKEAANALRWSVAEMERRYKLMSKMGVRNLAGFNRKVKDAIEAGEPLADPLYRRESMEDEAPLLKPLPTIVVVVDEFADMMMIVGKKVEELIARIAQKARAAGIHLILATQRPSVDVITGLIKANIPTRMAFQVSSKIDSRTIIDQGGAEQLLGHGDMLYMPPGTSLPIRVHGAFVSDDEVHRVVEAWKLRGAPDYNEDILAGADEGGGGGFDGGSGGEGGEDSESDPLYDEAVNFVLESRRASISSVQRKLKIGYNRAARMIEAMEMAGVVTPMNTNGSREVIAPGQNRD, encoded by the coding sequence TTGAAGAACTCTAGCTCTACAGCACCGGCGCCGGCCTGGCGTCAGCAATTGCCATATCGCCTCAAAGAGGGCGCCCTGATCGCCCTCGGGGCGCTGTGTCTCTACGTGTGGATGGCGCTGGTCACCTACGACCCGGCCGATCCGGGCTGGACGCACACCAGCAACGTCGAGCAGGTACACAACGCCGCGGGCCGCGCCGGCGCCTGGTTCGCCGATGTGCTGTTCATGGCCCTGGGTTATTTCGCCTACCTGTTTCCGCTGCTGCTGGGCATCAAGGCCCTGCAGGTGTTCCGCGCACGACACGAGCCGTGGCACTGGAGCGGCTGGCTGTTCTCCTGGCGGCTGATCGGCCTGGTGTTCCTGGTGCTGTCCGGCGCGGCGCTGGCCTACATTCACTTCCAGAGCGGCGCCAACATGCCGGCCTCGGCCGGCGGTGCGCTGGGCGAGAGCCTCGGGCAACTAACCGTCGCCGCGCTCAACGTGCAGGGCAGCACGCTGCTGTTCATCGCCCTGTTCCTGTTCGGCCTGACCGTGTTCACCGACCTGTCCTGGTTCAAGGTCATGGACCTGACCGGCAAGATCACCCTCGACCTGCTGGAACTGGTGCAGAGCGTGGTCAACCGCTGGTGGAGCTCGCGCCAGGATCGCAAGCAACTCGTCGCCCAGCTGCGCGAAGTGGACGAGCGCGTGCACGACGTCGCCGCCCCGGTGGTCAAGGACCGCCGCGAGCAGGCCAAGGTCAAGGAGCGCCTGATCGAGCGCGAAGAGTCGCTCAACAAGCACATGAGCGAGCGCGAAAGCCGCCCGGCGCCAGTGATTTCCGCACCGATAGCTCCCAAGGCGCCGGAGCCGAGCAAGCGCGTGCAGAAGGAAAAGCAGGTGCCGCTGTTCGTCGACAGCGCCGTGGAAGGCACCTTGCCGCCCATTTCCCTGCTCGACCCGGCCGAGGCGAAGAAGGTCGAGTACTCGCCCGAGTCGCTTGCCGGCGTCGGCCACCTGCTGGAAATCAAACTCAAGGAATTCGGCGTCGAGGTCACGGTGGACTCGATCCATCCGGGCCCGGTGATCACCCGCTACGAAATCCAGCCGGCGGCCGGCGTCAAGGTCAGCCGCATCGCCAACCTGGCCAAGGACCTGGCACGTTCGCTGGCGGTGACCAGCGTGCGCGTCGTGGAAGTGATTCCCGGCAAGACCACTGTGGGTATCGAGATTCCCAACGAGAACCGCCAGATCGTGCGCTTCTCCGAAGTGCTGTCCACCCCGGAATACGACGACGCCAAGTCGCCGGTGGCCCTGGCCCTAGGCCACGACATCGGCGGCAAGCCGGTGATCACCGACCTGGCCAAGATGCCGCACCTGCTGGTGGCCGGTACCACCGGTTCCGGTAAGTCGGTGGGCGTCAACGCGATGATCCTGTCGATCCTGTTCAAGTCGAGTCCGGAAGACGCGCGGCTAATCATGATCGACCCGAAGATGCTCGAACTGTCGATCTACGAGGGCATTCCGCACCTGCTGTGCCCGGTGGTCACCGACATGAAGGAAGCGGCCAACGCGCTGCGTTGGAGCGTTGCCGAGATGGAGCGCCGCTACAAGCTGATGTCGAAGATGGGCGTGCGCAACCTGGCGGGCTTCAACCGCAAGGTCAAGGACGCCATCGAGGCCGGCGAACCGCTGGCCGACCCGCTGTATCGCCGCGAGAGCATGGAAGACGAAGCGCCGCTGCTCAAGCCGCTGCCGACCATCGTGGTGGTGGTCGACGAATTCGCCGACATGATGATGATCGTCGGCAAGAAGGTCGAAGAACTGATCGCCCGTATCGCCCAGAAGGCGCGGGCCGCCGGTATTCACCTGATTCTCGCTACCCAGCGCCCGTCGGTGGACGTGATCACCGGCCTGATCAAGGCCAACATTCCGACCCGTATGGCTTTCCAGGTATCGAGCAAGATCGACTCGCGCACCATCATCGACCAGGGCGGCGCCGAACAGCTGCTTGGCCACGGTGACATGCTCTACATGCCGCCGGGCACCAGCCTGCCGATCCGCGTGCACGGCGCCTTCGTGTCCGATGACGAAGTGCACCGTGTGGTCGAGGCTTGGAAGCTGCGCGGCGCACCGGATTACAACGAGGACATTCTTGCCGGTGCCGACGAAGGCGGCGGTGGTGGTTTCGATGGCGGCAGCGGCGGCGAGGGCGGTGAAGACAGTGAGAGCGATCCTTTGTACGACGAAGCGGTCAACTTCGTGCTGGAGAGCCGTCGCGCCTCGATCTCTTCGGTGCAGCGCAAGCTGAAGATCGGCTACAACCGTGCCGCCCGCATGATCGAAGCCATGGAAATGGCCGGCGTCGTTACCCCGATGAACACCAACGGCTCGCGCGAGGTCATCGCACCCGGGCAAAACCGCGATTAA
- the lolA gene encoding outer membrane lipoprotein chaperone LolA — MRLIRLMLLAFLTTASLFAHADDEAAVKRLTELLNQAQTITARFSQLSLDGSGTQLQETAGELALKRPGLFRWHTDQPMEQLLVSDGKQVWLYDPDLEQVTIQSLDQRLTHTPALLLSGDVSQIRENFEITFKEGGSVVDFILKPKAKDTLFDSLRLSFRNGVLNDMQLIDSIGQRTNILFMSVKMNQPLDDKQFRFDIPEGADVIQE, encoded by the coding sequence ATGCGCCTGATTCGCCTGATGCTGCTGGCCTTTCTCACCACGGCCAGCCTGTTCGCCCATGCTGACGACGAGGCGGCGGTCAAACGCCTGACCGAGCTGCTCAACCAGGCGCAGACCATCACCGCACGCTTTTCCCAGCTGTCGCTCGACGGCAGCGGCACCCAGCTGCAGGAAACTGCCGGTGAACTGGCCCTCAAGCGTCCGGGCCTGTTCCGCTGGCACACCGACCAGCCCATGGAGCAGCTGCTGGTTTCCGACGGCAAGCAGGTCTGGCTGTACGACCCGGACCTGGAGCAGGTCACCATCCAGTCCCTCGATCAGCGTCTGACTCACACCCCGGCGCTGCTGCTGTCAGGTGACGTCTCGCAGATCCGCGAGAACTTCGAGATCACCTTCAAGGAAGGCGGCAGCGTGGTGGACTTCATCCTCAAGCCCAAGGCCAAGGACACCCTGTTCGACAGCCTGCGTCTGTCCTTTCGCAACGGCGTGCTGAACGACATGCAGCTGATCGACAGCATCGGCCAGCGCACCAACATCCTGTTCATGAGCGTGAAGATGAACCAGCCTCTGGATGACAAGCAGTTCCGCTTCGACATCCCCGAGGGTGCGGACGTCATCCAAGAGTAG
- the aat gene encoding leucyl/phenylalanyl-tRNA--protein transferase, which produces MLTWLQRDSLTFPPLDKALREPNGLLAAGGDLRAERLIAAYRHGCFPWYQDGQPLLWWSPDPRTVLFPSELHVSRSLRKVIRQGYFQVTFDQTFADVIRACAAPRDYADGTWITTPMQQAYIDLHERGVAHSIEVWQDRQLVGGLYGLAMGRLFFGESMFSRADNASKVGFTSLVEQLQAWQFELIDCQMPTQHLHSLGARAISRQAFAGYLERFLDQPSLADWHGAGDR; this is translated from the coding sequence ATGCTTACCTGGTTGCAACGCGACTCCCTGACCTTTCCGCCGCTCGACAAGGCGCTGCGCGAACCCAACGGCCTGCTGGCCGCTGGCGGCGACCTGCGCGCCGAGCGGCTGATCGCCGCCTATCGGCACGGCTGCTTTCCCTGGTATCAGGATGGCCAGCCGCTGCTGTGGTGGTCGCCCGACCCGCGTACCGTGCTGTTTCCCAGCGAATTGCATGTGTCGCGCAGCCTGCGCAAAGTCATCCGCCAAGGTTATTTTCAGGTGACCTTCGACCAGACGTTCGCCGATGTCATCCGCGCCTGCGCGGCGCCTCGCGACTACGCAGATGGCACCTGGATCACCACGCCCATGCAACAGGCCTATATCGACCTGCACGAGCGCGGCGTCGCGCACAGCATCGAGGTCTGGCAGGACCGGCAACTGGTCGGCGGGCTTTACGGGCTGGCCATGGGCAGGCTGTTCTTCGGCGAGTCGATGTTCAGCCGGGCCGACAATGCCTCCAAGGTCGGTTTCACCAGCCTGGTCGAGCAACTCCAGGCCTGGCAGTTCGAACTAATCGACTGCCAGATGCCGACCCAGCACCTGCACAGCCTCGGCGCCCGCGCGATCAGTCGCCAGGCGTTCGCCGGTTATCTGGAGCGTTTTCTGGATCAGCCCAGCCTGGCCGACTGGCACGGCGCTGGCGACCGGTGA
- a CDS encoding arginyltransferase, with protein MTELARLKFYATQPHPCSYLLEEQATTLFLDPSQPMDADMYAELSELGFRRSGDHLYRPHCQRCTACVPARIPAARFAPNRQQRRILKRNESLEVRAVRPCLNEEYYQLYARYIEQRHADGDMYPPSREQFSTFLVRDLSFSCFFEFREQGRLLAIAVTDVLPNGLSAVYTFYDPDEERRSLGRYAILWQIGEALRLDLQAVYLGYWIKNCRKMNYKTQYRPIELFVNQRWVALT; from the coding sequence ATGACTGAGCTGGCTCGCCTGAAGTTCTACGCCACGCAACCCCATCCCTGCAGCTACCTGCTCGAGGAACAGGCCACCACGCTGTTTCTCGACCCCAGCCAGCCGATGGACGCAGACATGTATGCCGAGCTCTCCGAGCTGGGTTTCCGGCGTAGCGGCGATCACCTCTATCGCCCGCATTGTCAGCGCTGCACGGCCTGCGTGCCGGCGCGGATTCCGGCTGCCCGCTTTGCCCCCAATCGGCAGCAGCGGCGCATCCTAAAACGTAATGAGTCACTTGAGGTTCGTGCGGTAAGGCCTTGTTTAAACGAGGAATATTATCAGCTCTACGCGCGCTATATCGAGCAGCGCCATGCCGACGGTGACATGTACCCACCCAGCCGTGAGCAGTTCTCCACGTTTCTGGTGCGCGACCTTTCTTTCTCCTGCTTCTTCGAATTTCGCGAACAGGGCCGGCTGCTCGCCATCGCCGTGACCGACGTATTGCCCAATGGCCTGTCGGCGGTCTACACCTTCTACGACCCGGACGAAGAGCGCCGCAGCCTGGGTCGCTACGCCATTCTCTGGCAAATCGGCGAAGCGCTGCGCCTGGATCTGCAGGCCGTATATCTTGGCTACTGGATCAAGAACTGCAGGAAGATGAACTACAAGACCCAGTACCGCCCCATCGAGCTATTCGTCAATCAGCGCTGGGTCGCTCTGACCTGA